CGCTGCTCGAACCCGGTCGCACGACCGTGACCGGGTTCGAACCGATATCGACCGAGTGCGAAAAACTGAACCAATCGGCATCGCCGGGGCAGCGATTTCTGCCGTACTGCATTGCCGACGGCACTGTCCGAACTTTCTATGTCACGAACACCGGATTCACTTCTTCGCTCTACGAGCCCAACACGGAGCTCCTCAACGCCTTCAACAATCTGGGCGAGCTAACCCGCGTGCAGGGAACCGAGCAGCTCCAAACCAAGCGTCTCGACGATGTTTCCGAAGTATCCGACGTTCATTTCTTGAAGCTCGACGTTCAGGGCGCCGAACTTGACGTCCTGAAGGGCGCGGAACGCACTCTGAAATCGGTAATGCTCGTGTATTGCGAAGTCGAGTTCCTGGACATGTACAAAGGCCAGCCCCTCTTCGGAGAAATCGATTCGTTTCTCCGCACCCAGGGATTCATGCTTCACTTTCTGAACGGGTTCGGCGGCCGGGGCTTCGTGCCCGTGACCGCGAACAACAACATCAATTTGCCAGTCCGACAAGCGCTCTGGTCCGACGCCATCTTCGTGCCGGATTTCCGTCGGCTGCATCTCTATCCGCCCGAGCGCCTGCTTGCGCTTGCGGTAATGCTCCACGAGCTCTACCTCTCGGTCGATCTGGTCTCGGTGATCCTGAATCACTACGACCGAAAAATGAGCACGGATCTCTGGTCGGAATACCTGCGCAGGCTCACCGGCCGCGAGAATCCCGGCAAACGGCCCCCTCTCGCGGGACTCGATTGAAGATCGATGTGCCTTTCGGCCTCTCCCGATGGGCTAGCGCCTCGCCAGGAGGTC
The DNA window shown above is from Phycisphaeraceae bacterium and carries:
- a CDS encoding FkbM family methyltransferase → MKAPFSLIEMLGDRVPHLHIVDVGAMFIGPEHIPYRTLLEPGRTTVTGFEPISTECEKLNQSASPGQRFLPYCIADGTVRTFYVTNTGFTSSLYEPNTELLNAFNNLGELTRVQGTEQLQTKRLDDVSEVSDVHFLKLDVQGAELDVLKGAERTLKSVMLVYCEVEFLDMYKGQPLFGEIDSFLRTQGFMLHFLNGFGGRGFVPVTANNNINLPVRQALWSDAIFVPDFRRLHLYPPERLLALAVMLHELYLSVDLVSVILNHYDRKMSTDLWSEYLRRLTGRENPGKRPPLAGLD